A part of Myxococcales bacterium genomic DNA contains:
- a CDS encoding zinc-dependent metalloprotease has translation MKLRSTRTGIVCLSILASVATMAAGCAEERDPINRVQTGALAKSFFVGADLKNPTDDPQFRMKAFNVGATVGQSQYTIGEYSALDRVRWEITENLLIARKAYEIAPGADNRGTNATGPEARPVGDKNLTAAPTGAIVAAYRILGHFDIKRAYNATTGEELNVVEENQSDRPYYEREFMRVDWSTNIVDGPNDPTRFFSEHLGGPATPVAYAVTDPTADDAPHVEADKGYLDVTNKFTVAQEMVKFPWGEIPKCQLVAFMTGSSSYDCNAQEAVVRMSFARIDPQEDFESFEDSLAWRDVVGNMGGDGDAAQLSFGSAPRQGYDPQYGYTDPLTKRFKNIHNLWEKSHQAAKCASDADADKNGTADACENAVTGHKGHGGSRCDVHTNTCTIPVRDRAVRTVGYWLNREAPESFQDEVDAKGNRTKRGTLEDLTHSWNQLLEVSVAYRREVECRATGDGDRATCHGQFFEDGGPESKVMVSYGGWLIDKVKPQAVDAGRDVLSACHNPVRVYDPKDLCGEPGTFARLGDQRKNFLVYWPFDSRAPYGGVAGVTPDPLTGEIRGASATIMGRSASYAAAQQRDIIQLALGDLNMEDLVKGVPAERYVEAVRSGGLAAPGLVRGLGKEEIAHRLSAVDHKRLQTVTGTAPSTETGLEHAVSELKRAAQTGPDLGKTMALLTQVDALSQKLKSSPYEANMLGGRWLTASLGASPSANLTDELVAAASPLRGMDPARVDAMRATWQASHGERGACFHEGMASGPGSVYLASLAGYFKNKYGSLDAKERGERIYDDLLREAIKGIGLHELGHSLGLRHNFASSWDAPNYNPQYWQLRTAEGSATALCDAPRGGDKDTCMGPRYSDPLTIDEQGVGAESRPSIDYFANTSTMEYQIERFGETVGLGTYDLHAMKTLYGRVLEAFDDRVVRPADQKAFAAKTMTQLSDRDFVIQPKEGKFTAHYTQTGRAMNVFDKARDCRPATDEEKAQGTWRVVHGQVCAPAPKDHYAFADYKSDIIPSVGAEGVKWHTFDGQGREHVRWPYRYGEQYGAGGYMHTSMGDAGADIYELVQNLSRRFELTYPWTYFRRQNREYSTLSIPQAISSQYFMKARAYHWQVSSTLARAQVLQLNDDDTYKPAVMAQPDLLAFLAGAVLKPEPGGYADADERRTGKMRIFDVAPEGQAASLTLGIDSARYIGEEFDNFKGGSWDYQKYVSRAGFEVEKALAMMQIVDPRPTLFSVSRENFLDERNVFISFRSDLPDGVDRIVGGVLAEDWEAVAPAVLDPKAPSVTPVDFTRKVDRAPSDRVIFPNIGYKQQLQMAIFAALFSRLGSDMTMVEKMRVWVDGDRAPTIPGARVIKFADPRTGFAYMANRFGDEPVGTRLIDKGIGSRMLARANDLVAQAYDVKRDAAGEPLLDATGKPELKLDGAGAPVVLKPTAELELRKYVGLLDAVRQIGRALGDGPLGGGQEN, from the coding sequence ATGAAACTGCGATCGACCCGAACGGGAATCGTGTGCCTATCGATCTTGGCGAGTGTGGCCACCATGGCGGCGGGCTGCGCCGAAGAGCGTGATCCCATCAACCGCGTTCAGACGGGCGCGTTGGCCAAGAGCTTCTTTGTCGGCGCCGATCTCAAGAACCCCACCGACGATCCGCAGTTCCGCATGAAGGCGTTCAACGTGGGCGCCACCGTGGGGCAGTCGCAATACACCATCGGCGAGTACAGCGCCCTCGACCGCGTGCGCTGGGAGATCACGGAGAACCTCCTCATCGCTCGCAAGGCCTACGAGATCGCGCCCGGCGCCGACAACCGCGGCACAAACGCGACGGGGCCCGAAGCGCGCCCCGTGGGCGACAAGAACCTGACGGCAGCCCCCACAGGCGCCATCGTGGCGGCGTACCGGATCCTCGGGCACTTCGACATCAAGCGCGCGTACAACGCCACGACGGGCGAAGAGCTCAACGTCGTCGAGGAGAACCAGAGCGACCGACCGTATTACGAGCGCGAGTTCATGCGCGTCGACTGGTCCACGAACATCGTCGATGGGCCCAACGATCCGACGCGATTCTTCAGCGAACACCTCGGCGGCCCGGCGACCCCCGTCGCCTACGCGGTCACCGACCCGACGGCCGACGACGCACCGCACGTGGAAGCCGACAAGGGCTACCTCGACGTGACCAACAAGTTCACCGTGGCCCAAGAGATGGTGAAGTTCCCGTGGGGCGAAATCCCAAAGTGCCAGCTCGTGGCCTTCATGACGGGCTCGTCGAGCTACGACTGCAACGCGCAGGAGGCGGTGGTGCGCATGTCCTTCGCGCGCATCGATCCGCAAGAGGACTTCGAGTCCTTCGAGGATTCGCTCGCATGGCGCGACGTGGTGGGCAACATGGGCGGCGACGGTGACGCCGCGCAGCTCTCCTTCGGCTCGGCGCCGCGGCAAGGCTACGACCCGCAATACGGCTACACCGACCCGCTCACCAAGCGCTTCAAGAACATCCACAACCTGTGGGAAAAGAGCCATCAAGCGGCGAAGTGCGCGAGCGACGCCGACGCCGACAAGAACGGCACCGCCGACGCCTGCGAGAACGCCGTGACGGGCCACAAGGGCCACGGCGGCTCTCGCTGCGACGTTCACACGAACACCTGCACGATCCCCGTTCGCGATCGCGCTGTCCGCACCGTCGGCTATTGGCTCAACCGCGAGGCGCCCGAGTCCTTCCAAGACGAGGTCGACGCGAAAGGCAACCGGACCAAGCGCGGGACCTTGGAGGATCTCACCCACTCGTGGAACCAACTCCTCGAGGTCTCGGTAGCCTACCGCCGTGAGGTCGAGTGCCGCGCCACCGGCGACGGCGACCGCGCGACCTGCCACGGCCAGTTCTTCGAAGACGGCGGCCCCGAGAGCAAGGTCATGGTGTCCTACGGTGGCTGGCTCATCGACAAGGTGAAGCCGCAGGCCGTGGACGCCGGCCGCGACGTCTTGAGCGCATGCCACAACCCGGTGCGCGTCTACGATCCGAAGGACCTCTGCGGCGAACCTGGCACCTTCGCTCGCCTCGGCGATCAGCGGAAGAACTTCCTCGTCTATTGGCCCTTCGACTCGCGCGCTCCCTACGGCGGCGTCGCCGGCGTCACGCCCGATCCCTTGACCGGTGAGATCCGCGGCGCGTCGGCCACCATCATGGGCCGTTCCGCCAGCTACGCGGCGGCGCAGCAGCGCGACATCATTCAGCTCGCGCTCGGAGACCTCAACATGGAGGACCTCGTGAAAGGCGTGCCCGCGGAACGGTACGTCGAGGCAGTGCGCTCCGGCGGCCTCGCGGCTCCGGGCCTCGTCCGGGGGCTCGGAAAGGAGGAGATCGCGCATCGGCTCTCGGCCGTCGACCACAAGCGCCTGCAAACGGTCACGGGCACGGCGCCGTCGACGGAGACGGGCCTCGAACACGCGGTGTCCGAGCTCAAGCGCGCGGCCCAAACGGGGCCCGACCTTGGGAAGACCATGGCGCTCTTGACCCAGGTCGACGCGCTCTCGCAAAAGCTCAAGAGCTCGCCCTACGAGGCCAACATGCTCGGGGGACGTTGGCTCACGGCGTCGCTCGGCGCGAGCCCCAGCGCAAACCTCACCGACGAGCTCGTCGCCGCCGCGTCGCCCCTTCGCGGCATGGATCCGGCCCGCGTCGACGCGATGCGCGCGACCTGGCAGGCGAGCCACGGCGAACGCGGCGCGTGTTTCCACGAGGGCATGGCATCGGGCCCCGGGAGCGTCTACCTCGCCTCGCTCGCGGGCTACTTCAAGAACAAGTACGGCAGCCTCGACGCAAAGGAGCGCGGTGAGCGGATCTACGACGACCTGTTGCGAGAGGCGATCAAGGGGATCGGTCTCCATGAGCTCGGGCACTCGCTCGGCCTGCGGCACAACTTCGCGTCGTCCTGGGACGCGCCCAACTACAACCCCCAATATTGGCAGCTACGCACCGCGGAGGGCTCGGCCACGGCGCTCTGCGACGCCCCGCGCGGCGGCGACAAGGACACCTGCATGGGTCCGCGCTACTCCGATCCGTTGACCATCGACGAGCAAGGCGTCGGCGCCGAGTCGCGCCCGAGCATCGACTACTTCGCGAACACTTCGACGATGGAGTACCAGATCGAGCGCTTCGGCGAGACCGTGGGCCTCGGCACCTACGATCTTCACGCGATGAAGACGCTCTACGGCCGCGTCCTCGAGGCCTTCGACGATCGCGTCGTACGCCCCGCCGACCAAAAGGCCTTCGCCGCCAAGACCATGACGCAGCTCTCCGATCGGGACTTCGTCATTCAGCCCAAGGAGGGCAAGTTTACTGCGCACTACACGCAAACCGGTCGCGCCATGAACGTCTTCGACAAGGCTCGCGACTGCCGCCCGGCGACGGACGAGGAGAAGGCGCAGGGCACCTGGCGCGTCGTCCACGGTCAGGTGTGCGCGCCGGCGCCCAAGGATCACTACGCCTTCGCCGACTACAAGAGCGACATCATTCCGTCGGTCGGCGCCGAGGGCGTCAAGTGGCATACGTTTGACGGCCAGGGACGCGAGCACGTGCGCTGGCCCTACCGCTACGGCGAGCAGTACGGCGCCGGCGGCTACATGCACACGTCGATGGGCGACGCCGGCGCCGACATCTACGAGCTCGTGCAGAACCTCTCGCGACGCTTCGAGCTCACCTATCCATGGACCTACTTCCGCCGGCAGAACCGCGAGTACTCGACGCTCTCGATCCCCCAGGCGATCTCGTCGCAGTACTTTATGAAGGCCCGCGCCTACCACTGGCAAGTGTCGTCCACGTTGGCGCGCGCCCAAGTGCTCCAACTGAACGACGATGACACGTACAAGCCCGCGGTGATGGCCCAACCGGACCTCTTGGCGTTCCTGGCGGGAGCGGTCTTGAAGCCCGAGCCCGGCGGCTACGCCGACGCCGACGAGCGGCGCACCGGCAAGATGCGCATCTTCGACGTGGCCCCCGAGGGTCAAGCGGCCTCGCTCACCCTCGGCATCGACTCGGCGCGCTACATCGGCGAAGAGTTCGACAACTTCAAGGGCGGCTCGTGGGACTACCAGAAGTACGTGAGCCGGGCCGGCTTCGAGGTGGAGAAGGCCCTCGCCATGATGCAGATCGTCGACCCGCGACCGACCTTGTTCTCCGTATCCCGTGAGAACTTCTTGGACGAGCGGAACGTGTTCATCAGCTTCCGCTCCGACCTGCCCGACGGCGTCGACCGCATCGTCGGCGGCGTCCTCGCGGAAGACTGGGAGGCGGTGGCACCGGCCGTCTTGGACCCGAAGGCGCCGAGCGTCACGCCCGTCGACTTCACCCGCAAGGTCGACCGCGCCCCGAGCGATCGGGTCATCTTCCCGAACATCGGCTACAAGCAGCAGCTGCAGATGGCGATCTTTGCCGCCCTCTTCTCGCGCCTCGGCTCCGACATGACCATGGTCGAGAAGATGCGCGTCTGGGTCGACGGCGACCGCGCTCCCACGATCCCCGGCGCCCGCGTCATCAAGTTCGCCGACCCGCGGACCGGCTTCGCGTACATGGCCAACCGTTTCGGCGACGAGCCCGTCGGCACGAGGCTCATCGACAAGGGCATCGGTTCGCGGATGCTCGCGCGCGCCAACGACCTCGTGGCTCAGGCCTACGACGTCAAGCGTGACGCGGCCGGCGAGCCCTTGCTCGACGCGACCGGGAAGCCCGAGCTCAAGCTTGACGGAGCGGGAGCGCCGGTCGTCCTAAAGCCAACCGCGGAACTGGAGCTTCGCAAGTACGTGGGCCTCCTCGACGCGGTTCGCCAGATCGGTCGCGCCCTCGGCGACGGTCCGCTCGGCGGCGGTCAGGAGAACTGA
- a CDS encoding DUF1003 domain-containing protein — MLRRFVPMRHSDLLAQIPLFEGLTDEDREALAKRMTERSFAKAATVFGKGDKGSSMYIVLSGAVQIFLPGDGDDAPPVILKDLRTGEYFGELSLFDDKPRSASVMALVDTVLLELTRDELGEHLGRSRTAALAILSDMAERLRETNALLSQRAAKDVVKEIEGNLTWGQRLADKVAALNGSWAFILFLVFLTGSWALMNQGLLGSPFDAYPFQFYNLFLAVLVALQGPLIVMSQNRQTLKDRAQAETDFRVNLKNEVNIENIIRELGAFRAETNKRLEVIERAQRNDRVRAEIAPKVPGGPHHGQ; from the coding sequence TTGTTGCGACGATTCGTGCCGATGCGCCATTCCGACCTCCTCGCCCAGATCCCCCTCTTCGAGGGGCTGACCGACGAGGACCGTGAGGCGCTCGCGAAGCGCATGACCGAGCGCTCCTTCGCGAAGGCCGCGACGGTCTTCGGCAAAGGCGACAAGGGCTCGTCGATGTACATCGTCCTCTCGGGGGCGGTGCAGATCTTCTTGCCGGGCGATGGCGACGACGCGCCACCGGTCATCTTGAAGGACCTTCGCACCGGCGAATATTTCGGCGAGCTCTCGCTCTTCGACGACAAGCCGCGCTCCGCCAGCGTCATGGCGCTCGTCGATACGGTGCTCCTTGAGCTCACGCGCGACGAGCTCGGCGAGCACCTCGGCCGCTCTCGCACGGCCGCGTTGGCCATCCTGAGCGACATGGCAGAGCGCCTCCGCGAGACCAACGCGCTCTTGAGTCAGCGGGCCGCCAAAGACGTCGTCAAAGAGATCGAAGGCAACCTCACCTGGGGCCAAAGGCTCGCCGACAAAGTCGCGGCCCTCAACGGTAGCTGGGCGTTCATCCTCTTCTTGGTGTTCCTGACGGGCAGCTGGGCCCTCATGAATCAGGGGCTTTTGGGCTCGCCCTTCGACGCCTACCCGTTCCAGTTCTACAACCTCTTCCTGGCGGTGCTGGTAGCGCTCCAGGGGCCGCTCATCGTCATGAGTCAGAATCGGCAGACCCTAAAAGATCGGGCGCAGGCCGAGACCGACTTTCGCGTGAATCTCAAGAACGAGGTCAACATCGAGAACATCATCCGCGAGCTCGGCGCCTTCCGCGCGGAGACCAACAAGCGCCTCGAGGTCATCGAGCGCGCGCAACGCAACGACCGGGTCCGCGCGGAAATCGCCCCAAAGGTGCCCGGCGGCCCGCACCACGGTCAGTGA
- a CDS encoding MFS transporter: MPSWANNILAIGLLLLVIVVVVRRLPKVEIEHTPALLGRRRLNWLVVGLTYAFLYMGRYNLTVASKAGVLPTADFSKVFAVGTVVYGVSFLLNGPLTDRFGGRATIIVSAFGSAAANVGIGVVLGMGLSPGSLLTALTLLYATNMYFQSFGAASIVKVNAAWFHVRERGTFGGIFGILISLGVYFAFDWNSALVKVLPPAWIFFVPAIILVAFGVADTLIVRDSPAGAGLEDFDTGDASSGDNGPRLSSIEVGKRMLRNPIILTITFIEFCSGYLRNALMQYYPIFAARTGAGTTFVTQNWGLMLCVAGILGGVFAGTISDHLFQSRRGPVSAVLYGFMFVGSLLMVPLLGSSMLGWLVVFMSMSIIGVHGMLSGTASADFGGKKNAGVAVGIIDGFVYLGTGLQAVLLGKVLPQDKVSEKILANWSNWPLVLILPALIGFVLALRIWKAKPQGRAASH; encoded by the coding sequence ATGCCGAGCTGGGCGAACAACATCCTCGCCATTGGTCTGCTCCTCTTGGTCATCGTCGTCGTCGTGAGGCGGCTGCCCAAGGTCGAGATCGAGCACACTCCGGCGCTGCTCGGGCGGCGCCGCCTCAACTGGCTCGTGGTCGGCCTGACCTACGCGTTCCTCTACATGGGGCGCTACAACCTGACGGTGGCGTCGAAGGCCGGCGTCCTACCGACGGCGGACTTCAGCAAGGTCTTCGCCGTCGGCACGGTCGTCTACGGGGTCTCGTTCCTCCTCAACGGCCCCTTGACCGACCGCTTCGGCGGCCGCGCCACGATCATCGTGTCGGCCTTTGGTTCGGCGGCGGCCAACGTCGGTATCGGCGTGGTGCTCGGCATGGGGCTCTCGCCGGGGTCGCTGCTCACGGCGTTGACGCTCCTCTACGCCACCAACATGTACTTTCAGAGCTTCGGAGCTGCCTCCATCGTGAAGGTCAACGCGGCGTGGTTTCACGTGCGCGAGCGCGGCACCTTCGGGGGCATCTTCGGCATCCTGATCTCGCTCGGCGTCTACTTCGCGTTCGACTGGAACAGCGCCCTCGTGAAGGTCCTCCCCCCGGCGTGGATCTTCTTTGTGCCGGCCATCATCCTCGTCGCGTTCGGCGTGGCGGACACCTTGATCGTGCGGGACTCGCCGGCGGGCGCGGGCCTCGAAGACTTCGACACCGGCGACGCGTCCAGCGGCGACAACGGCCCGCGCCTATCGTCCATCGAGGTGGGCAAGCGGATGCTCCGAAACCCGATCATCCTGACGATCACGTTCATCGAGTTCTGCAGCGGATATTTGCGCAACGCGCTCATGCAGTACTACCCGATCTTCGCGGCGCGTACCGGAGCCGGCACGACCTTCGTGACGCAGAACTGGGGCCTCATGCTCTGCGTCGCAGGGATCTTGGGCGGCGTCTTCGCGGGCACCATCTCGGACCATCTCTTCCAGTCGCGCCGCGGTCCCGTTTCGGCGGTGCTCTACGGCTTCATGTTCGTCGGCAGCCTCCTCATGGTGCCGCTCTTGGGCAGCTCGATGCTCGGCTGGCTCGTGGTCTTCATGTCGATGAGCATCATCGGCGTTCACGGCATGCTCTCGGGCACCGCCAGCGCGGACTTCGGCGGCAAGAAGAACGCCGGCGTGGCCGTCGGCATCATCGACGGATTCGTCTACTTGGGCACGGGCCTGCAGGCCGTGCTCCTCGGCAAGGTGCTCCCGCAGGACAAGGTCTCCGAGAAGATCCTCGCCAACTGGAGCAACTGGCCGCTCGTGCTCATCCTGCCCGCGCTCATTGGCTTCGTGCTCGCGCTGCGCATCTGGAAGGCCAAGCCGCAGGGGCGGGCCGCGAGCCACTGA
- a CDS encoding trypsin-like peptidase domain-containing protein yields MNIRFFLLSRVVPMALAALPSVGCSSEAQNDALEDLSSPLMGAPEDTSHAFAVGVCQGALNTDPAKGPVGTCRSGTAKCSGTLIAPNLVLTARHCVAGADYGPNAATNPCDATFNTNVLAPGGTRITTSPSVYVGTPKWYDVAEVLVPSAASYCAADVALLVLQSNVPHREARPAEVDVARDLARRPVSEVAIVGRGGIDQTFELDANGDWTGNTTVDRGDLLRRLAEHVPFLCASNGPSLCTVVDHEVPTTHVYQLPVEQFLVGGPAGVSGDSNAKMFDQRTFTKPHRPTVLGVASWNFIGPDGKPSPNSGVQRLDVHQAFLREGAEKAAKSGHYELPEWAEHCGRGDRRVFGGHR; encoded by the coding sequence ATGAACATCCGCTTCTTTCTCCTCTCGCGTGTCGTCCCCATGGCCCTCGCGGCGCTCCCGAGCGTCGGCTGCTCCTCCGAGGCTCAAAACGACGCGCTCGAGGATCTCTCATCACCGCTCATGGGCGCTCCCGAAGACACCTCTCACGCGTTCGCCGTGGGCGTTTGCCAAGGCGCGCTCAACACGGATCCCGCCAAAGGGCCCGTTGGAACCTGTCGCTCGGGCACGGCGAAGTGCTCCGGAACGCTCATCGCGCCGAACCTCGTGCTCACGGCGCGCCACTGCGTAGCCGGCGCCGACTATGGCCCGAACGCCGCCACGAATCCCTGCGACGCCACCTTCAACACGAACGTGCTGGCACCGGGAGGCACGCGCATCACCACGAGCCCGTCGGTCTACGTAGGGACACCCAAGTGGTATGACGTCGCGGAAGTTCTCGTGCCCTCCGCGGCGAGCTACTGCGCAGCCGACGTCGCGCTCTTGGTGTTGCAGTCCAACGTCCCCCACCGCGAGGCGCGACCGGCAGAAGTCGATGTCGCGCGCGATCTCGCACGACGGCCCGTGTCGGAGGTTGCCATCGTCGGCCGCGGCGGAATCGACCAAACCTTCGAGCTTGACGCCAACGGCGACTGGACCGGCAACACGACCGTCGACCGCGGCGACTTGCTGCGCCGCTTGGCCGAGCACGTGCCGTTCCTTTGTGCGTCGAACGGGCCGAGCTTGTGCACCGTCGTGGACCACGAAGTCCCGACGACGCACGTCTACCAGTTGCCGGTTGAACAGTTCCTCGTCGGCGGGCCGGCAGGCGTGTCGGGAGACTCGAACGCCAAAATGTTCGATCAGCGAACCTTCACAAAGCCCCACAGACCGACCGTCCTCGGCGTCGCCTCGTGGAACTTCATCGGGCCCGACGGCAAACCCTCGCCGAACTCTGGTGTGCAACGCCTCGACGTGCATCAGGCTTTCCTGCGCGAAGGCGCAGAAAAAGCGGCCAAGTCGGGCCATTACGAACTCCCTGAGTGGGCCGAGCACTGCGGCCGCGGCGACCGCCGGGTCTTCGGTGGGCACCGCTGA
- a CDS encoding GNAT family N-acetyltransferase, with the protein MRRGRDLLEGPGVVAHDFVLLEGQGSRVPRPDPGTQVVEHDNPAAVGRVYARAERQANDARSAVRLRRGFRFFELSDLSGTAGYGWFGAGEERYFDELALRYALPKDALWVRDVFVAPSRRGRGYFGALLAHVIRAIPERPRLWSDVDWDNVPSLRAHVNVGFELRARLMGVTVRDRLVFRVKHQPNVLPATGFRAERRVVCLTTSELPLHRDLIA; encoded by the coding sequence TTGCGCCGCGGGCGTGACCTGCTTGAGGGGCCCGGCGTCGTCGCCCACGACTTCGTCCTTCTTGAGGGCCAAGGCTCTCGGGTGCCGCGGCCCGATCCCGGCACGCAGGTCGTCGAGCACGACAACCCAGCGGCCGTGGGGCGCGTCTACGCGCGAGCGGAGCGGCAGGCCAACGACGCGCGCAGTGCCGTTCGCCTCCGCCGCGGCTTCCGCTTCTTCGAGCTCTCGGACCTCTCGGGCACGGCCGGCTACGGATGGTTTGGCGCCGGGGAAGAGCGCTACTTCGACGAGCTCGCCCTGCGCTACGCGTTGCCCAAGGACGCGCTCTGGGTCCGCGACGTGTTCGTGGCTCCCTCACGACGCGGTCGTGGCTACTTCGGCGCTCTCCTCGCGCACGTCATTCGCGCCATTCCCGAACGGCCACGTCTCTGGTCCGACGTCGACTGGGACAACGTGCCGTCGCTGCGCGCGCACGTGAACGTCGGCTTCGAGCTTCGCGCTCGCCTCATGGGCGTGACGGTGCGCGATCGGCTCGTCTTTCGAGTTAAACACCAGCCGAATGTCCTCCCCGCCACCGGCTTTCGCGCGGAGCGCCGCGTCGTGTGCCTAACGACGAGCGAGCTGCCGCTTCATCGCGATCTCATCGCGTAG
- a CDS encoding carboxypeptidase regulatory-like domain-containing protein, translating into MRTGWLVAFLPLLGFACSAESRTDAAVAPDGGAEAPAFGADASAAACEGLECAKPACADGATTAIEGEVYDPAGKATVYNVRVYVPNAEPDAFPEGVQSCDRCAAPLTGKPVAVTLTDERGHFRIEGVPAGERVPLVAQIGKFRRKIVVPRVEPCKTTKLADGALSLPRTRGEGDLPRIAVVTGGYDELGCVLRRIGLDDAEFGPPGSKASVHVYKGQGGGGVTGGTAKSASELWSDVDTLKQYDAVLLACEGDEAEADKTPAAKKALYDYVAAGGRVFATHYHYTWIKGSPEADVRGVASWNPPASAYGTEDDLVDTSFPKGAAMAAWLKENGASKTAGSIAIENPARNVAKVTPEVAQRWIYASDEQVRYFSFNVPVGAPAAQQCGRVAFTDIHSRERLGAFTLPGGCDPSDMTPQERALEFLLFDLSACVQPDADKPAPPPIK; encoded by the coding sequence ATGCGAACCGGTTGGCTCGTCGCTTTTCTCCCGCTCCTCGGTTTCGCGTGCAGCGCCGAGTCTCGCACCGACGCGGCTGTCGCTCCCGATGGTGGCGCCGAAGCGCCGGCCTTCGGTGCCGACGCGTCGGCGGCTGCATGCGAAGGCCTCGAGTGCGCGAAGCCTGCCTGCGCCGATGGCGCGACGACCGCCATCGAGGGCGAGGTCTACGACCCGGCCGGCAAAGCGACGGTCTACAACGTGCGAGTCTACGTGCCCAACGCGGAGCCCGATGCCTTTCCAGAAGGCGTCCAGAGCTGCGATCGATGCGCGGCCCCGCTCACGGGAAAGCCCGTCGCTGTCACGCTCACCGACGAGCGCGGGCACTTTCGCATCGAAGGCGTACCCGCCGGCGAGCGTGTGCCGCTGGTCGCTCAGATCGGGAAGTTCCGTCGCAAGATCGTCGTTCCCCGCGTAGAGCCGTGCAAGACCACGAAGCTCGCCGACGGAGCGCTCTCGCTGCCGCGCACAAGGGGGGAGGGCGACTTGCCCCGCATCGCCGTCGTGACCGGCGGCTACGACGAGCTCGGGTGCGTGCTCCGTCGCATCGGCTTGGACGACGCCGAGTTTGGCCCTCCCGGAAGCAAGGCGAGCGTGCACGTCTACAAGGGACAAGGTGGCGGCGGCGTCACCGGCGGCACGGCGAAGAGCGCTAGCGAACTTTGGAGCGACGTCGACACGCTGAAGCAGTACGACGCCGTGCTCCTCGCGTGCGAAGGGGACGAGGCAGAGGCCGACAAAACCCCGGCGGCGAAGAAGGCGCTCTACGACTATGTGGCGGCCGGCGGTCGCGTCTTCGCGACGCACTACCACTACACGTGGATCAAGGGCAGCCCCGAAGCCGACGTGCGCGGCGTGGCGTCTTGGAACCCGCCAGCGTCGGCTTACGGCACGGAAGACGATCTCGTCGACACCTCGTTCCCGAAGGGGGCTGCCATGGCGGCCTGGCTCAAGGAGAACGGCGCGTCGAAGACGGCCGGCAGCATTGCCATCGAAAACCCCGCGCGCAACGTGGCGAAGGTCACGCCCGAGGTGGCGCAACGATGGATCTACGCGAGCGACGAGCAGGTGCGTTACTTCAGCTTCAACGTGCCCGTCGGCGCGCCCGCAGCGCAGCAATGCGGGCGCGTCGCGTTCACGGACATCCATTCGCGTGAGCGGCTCGGCGCCTTCACGCTGCCGGGAGGTTGCGATCCTTCTGACATGACGCCGCAAGAACGCGCCCTCGAGTTCTTGCTCTTCGATCTCTCGGCTTGCGTGCAGCCCGACGCCGACAAGCCCGCGCCGCCGCCCATCAAGTAG